One genomic region from Sander lucioperca isolate FBNREF2018 chromosome 3, SLUC_FBN_1.2, whole genome shotgun sequence encodes:
- the tdrd3 gene encoding tudor domain-containing protein 3 isoform X1, with protein MTDLTDSLTKEGWYLSDEGITELKGSAEKITHNDIIRIALDSDLRPIGRKFLPSDINSGRTDKLEGPCVLQVQKVRNVSAPKDHEESHGAPRMLRLQMTDGHTSCVGLEFKHLSKISLNTPPGTKVKLLGTVQVKNGLLLLDDSKISVLGGEVDHMVEKWELQRSLAKHSRSNIGAEGGPPPFVPFGQKCMMKDDVDSTELDQRKTLKTQDVVKNPDENIEFEKQRTAAIAEVAKTKEAPRTFGGGGNAGSNLSSAASSFRSRDSYQRRREDRVERTESRQDGNYRELVDERALRDIMEMGFNREAARLALMDNNNNLEVALNSLLTGSSGSRPGPVVAESIKPQPRARGRGRGRSRNEDEEEGAGGRPSGPSTLFDFLESKMGVFSINEPKSQAPQRHHESKANFSNSDYYCKDQSQTKFSSHNDHRHQRNDRPPRFHRDFDFPKPGQEPLSNCTTSQTSAPAQQWKGQERWSRGTSDRSQNDRREMRNEQISPSSFSSSFTHSKEPQPQVEFSGPYHQRSRNGDGGGGGNMAGPSSRRGVRDNMPTSKLTDSAGSEPDGRGNGKRTDRTEEPSNNRRKGKTDRSNSDHLDRQRDSRPPNFNLRGGNSGTSQEAGLSQDCRITTGDPSHFQNGDMEHKRTGPIKPTNSSCPPSREPPPKKNTLNNPGPKRRSGQGKGQGPRGPEKSHFMEQAWKPGDQCLALYWEDGKFYHARIDAVHPSGSTAVVVFSDYGNCEEVLLHNIKPVSADVLEEDDGYYDSSLEFRLGGDGQPRRTRPTQQYYQPPRARD; from the exons ATGACCGATTTGACAGATTCCTTGACCAAAGAAGGCTG GTACCTCAGTGATGAAGGCATAACAGAACTGAAAGGATCTGCTGAGAAAATAACCCACAATGACATTATTCGTATTGCGCTTGAC AGTGACCTTAGGCCTATTGGGAGAAAATTTCTACCGTCTGATATCAATAGTGGAAGAACTGACAAG TTGGAAGGTCCATGTGTTCTTCAGGTGCAGAAGGTGAGGAACGTCTCGGCTCCTAAAGACCACGAGGAGTCCCATGGCGCACCGCGAATGCTGCGCCTACAAATGACAGATGGGCATACCAGCTGTGTAGGATTGGAGTTTAAACACCTGTCTAAGATTAG tctAAATACCCCCCCGGGAACAAAGGTAAAGCTCCTTGGTACAGTCCAGGTTAAAAATGGTCTTTTGCTGCTGGATGACTCAAAAATCTCTGTCCTTGGGGGAGAGGTTGATCACATGGTGGAGAAATGGGAACTACAAAGG AGCCTAGCCAAACACAGCAGGAGTAACATTGGAGCAGAAGGTGGACCTCCTCCCTTTGTGCCATTTGGTCAG AAGTGTATGATGAAAGATGACGTAGACAGCACAGAACTAGACCAGAGGAAGACCCTCAAAACTCAAGATGTGGTCAAAAATCCTGATGAGAATATTGAGTTTGAAAAGCAGCGGACAGCAGCTATTGCTGAggtggccaagaccaaagag GCTCCACGCACGTTTGGTGGTGGAGGGAATGCAGGCAGTAATTTATCTAGTGCTGCTTCCTCCTTCCGAAGTCGAGACTCGTACCAGAGGAGACGAGAAGACCGGGTCGAAAGAACGGAAAGCAGACAAGATGGAAACTATCGAGAGCTG GTGGATGAACGTGCTCTGAGAGATATCATGGAGATGGGCTTTAACAGGGAGGCTGCTCGGCTGGCTCTAATGGATAATAACAACAACCTTGAAGTGGCACTAAACAGCCTCTTGACTGGATCTTCTGGTAGCAGACCTGGCCCTGTGGTAGCTGaatctataaagccccaacccagag CcaggggaagaggaagaggcAGATCCAGAAatgaagatgaggaggagggagcagGAGGAAGGCCATCTGGACCAAGCACTCTTTTTGACTTTCTTGAATCCAAGATGGGAGTTTTCTCCATTAATG AGCCAAAGAGCCAGGCACCTCAGAGACACCATGAGAGTAAAGCAAATTTCTCCAACTCAGACTATTACTGCAAAGACCAATCTCAGACCAAGTTCTCATCGCATAATGACCATAGGCACCAAAGGAATGACAGACCACCTCGCTTCCACAGAGACTTTGATTTTCCAAAACCTGGCCAGGAGCCTCTCTCTAACTGTACAACCTCCCAAACATCAGCTCCGGCCCAGCAGTGGAAGGGCCAGGAGAGATGGTCACGAGGCACGTCAGACAGATCGCAAAATGACAGGAGAGAAATGAGAAATGAGCAGATATCCCCTTCATCCTTTTCGTCTTCTTTCACACATTCAAAAGAACCTCAGCCGCAGGTGGAGTTTAGTGGACCTTACCACCAACGATCCAGAAATggagatggtggtggtggtgggaacATGGCTGGACCGTCTAGCAGGAGAGGGGTCAGAGACAACATGCCCACATCTAAACTGACTGATTCTGCAGGCAGTGAGCCCGATGGAAGAGGAAATGGTAAACGTACCGACAGAACTGAAGAACCCAGCAACAACAGGAGGAAGGGGAAGACTGACCGGTCAAACTCTGACCACCTTGACAGACAAAGGGATAGCCGGCCACCCAACTTTAACCTGAGGggaggaaactcggggacatcTCAAGAAGCAGGGTTATCGCAGGATTGTCGTATCACGACAGGGGATCCTTCTCATTTCCAAAATGGAGATATGGAACACAAAAGAACTGGGCCAATCAAGCCAACAAACTCATCGTGTCCCCCCAGCAGGGAGCCGCCCCCCAAGAAAAACACTTTGAATAACCCAGGACCTAAAAGAAGGTCAGGACAAGGCAAAGGGCAAGGTCCTCGAGGACCAGAGAAAAGTCATTTTATGGAACAAGCTTGGAAACCTGGAGACCAATGCCTGGCACTGTACTGGGAAGACGGCAAG TTCTACCATGCCAGAATAGATGCCGTGCATCCGTCAGGCTCCACGGCTGTGGTTGTTTTTAGTGATTATGGAAACTGCGAAGAGGTCCTACTGCATAACATCAAACCTGTTTCTGCTGATGTGTTG GAGGAAGATGATGGTTACTACGACAGTTCACTAGAGTTTCGCCTTGGGGGAGATGGACAGCCTCGACGCACAAGACCCACTCAGCAGTATTACCAGCCACCTAGGGCACGAGATTGA
- the tdrd3 gene encoding tudor domain-containing protein 3 isoform X2 → MTDLTDSLTKEGWYLSDEGITELKGSAEKITHNDIIRIALDSDLRPIGRKFLPSDINSGRTDKLEGPCVLQVQKVRNVSAPKDHEESHGAPRMLRLQMTDGHTSCVGLEFKHLSKISLNTPPGTKVKLLGTVQVKNGLLLLDDSKISVLGGEVDHMVEKWELQRSLAKHSRSNIGAEGGPPPFVPFGQKCMMKDDVDSTELDQRKTLKTQDVVKNPDENIEFEKQRTAAIAEVAKTKEAPRTFGGGGNAGSNLSSAASSFRSRDSYQRRREDRVERTESRQDGNYRELVDERALRDIMEMGFNREAARLALMDNNNNLEVALNSLLTGSSGSRPGPVVAESIKPQPRARGRGRGRSRNEDEEEGAGGRPSGPSTLFDFLESKMGVFSINEPKSQAPQRHHESKANFSNSDYYCKDQSQTKFSSHNDHRHQRNDRPPRFHRDFDFPKPGQEPLSNCTTSQTSAPAQQWKGQERWSRGTSDRSQNDRREMRNEQISPSSFSSSFTHSKEPQPQVEFSGPYHQRSRNGDGGGGGNMAGPSSRRGVRDNMPTSKLTDSAGSEPDGRGNGKRTDRTEEPSNNRRKGKTDRSNSDHLDRQRDSRPPNFNLRGGNSGTSQEAGLSQDCRITTGDPSHFQNGDMEHKRTGPIKPTNSSCPPSREPPPKKNTLNNPGPKRRSGQGKGQGPRGPEKSHFMEQAWKPGDQCLALYWEDGKFYHARIDAVHPSGSTAVVVFSDYGNCEEVLLHNIKPVSADVL, encoded by the exons ATGACCGATTTGACAGATTCCTTGACCAAAGAAGGCTG GTACCTCAGTGATGAAGGCATAACAGAACTGAAAGGATCTGCTGAGAAAATAACCCACAATGACATTATTCGTATTGCGCTTGAC AGTGACCTTAGGCCTATTGGGAGAAAATTTCTACCGTCTGATATCAATAGTGGAAGAACTGACAAG TTGGAAGGTCCATGTGTTCTTCAGGTGCAGAAGGTGAGGAACGTCTCGGCTCCTAAAGACCACGAGGAGTCCCATGGCGCACCGCGAATGCTGCGCCTACAAATGACAGATGGGCATACCAGCTGTGTAGGATTGGAGTTTAAACACCTGTCTAAGATTAG tctAAATACCCCCCCGGGAACAAAGGTAAAGCTCCTTGGTACAGTCCAGGTTAAAAATGGTCTTTTGCTGCTGGATGACTCAAAAATCTCTGTCCTTGGGGGAGAGGTTGATCACATGGTGGAGAAATGGGAACTACAAAGG AGCCTAGCCAAACACAGCAGGAGTAACATTGGAGCAGAAGGTGGACCTCCTCCCTTTGTGCCATTTGGTCAG AAGTGTATGATGAAAGATGACGTAGACAGCACAGAACTAGACCAGAGGAAGACCCTCAAAACTCAAGATGTGGTCAAAAATCCTGATGAGAATATTGAGTTTGAAAAGCAGCGGACAGCAGCTATTGCTGAggtggccaagaccaaagag GCTCCACGCACGTTTGGTGGTGGAGGGAATGCAGGCAGTAATTTATCTAGTGCTGCTTCCTCCTTCCGAAGTCGAGACTCGTACCAGAGGAGACGAGAAGACCGGGTCGAAAGAACGGAAAGCAGACAAGATGGAAACTATCGAGAGCTG GTGGATGAACGTGCTCTGAGAGATATCATGGAGATGGGCTTTAACAGGGAGGCTGCTCGGCTGGCTCTAATGGATAATAACAACAACCTTGAAGTGGCACTAAACAGCCTCTTGACTGGATCTTCTGGTAGCAGACCTGGCCCTGTGGTAGCTGaatctataaagccccaacccagag CcaggggaagaggaagaggcAGATCCAGAAatgaagatgaggaggagggagcagGAGGAAGGCCATCTGGACCAAGCACTCTTTTTGACTTTCTTGAATCCAAGATGGGAGTTTTCTCCATTAATG AGCCAAAGAGCCAGGCACCTCAGAGACACCATGAGAGTAAAGCAAATTTCTCCAACTCAGACTATTACTGCAAAGACCAATCTCAGACCAAGTTCTCATCGCATAATGACCATAGGCACCAAAGGAATGACAGACCACCTCGCTTCCACAGAGACTTTGATTTTCCAAAACCTGGCCAGGAGCCTCTCTCTAACTGTACAACCTCCCAAACATCAGCTCCGGCCCAGCAGTGGAAGGGCCAGGAGAGATGGTCACGAGGCACGTCAGACAGATCGCAAAATGACAGGAGAGAAATGAGAAATGAGCAGATATCCCCTTCATCCTTTTCGTCTTCTTTCACACATTCAAAAGAACCTCAGCCGCAGGTGGAGTTTAGTGGACCTTACCACCAACGATCCAGAAATggagatggtggtggtggtgggaacATGGCTGGACCGTCTAGCAGGAGAGGGGTCAGAGACAACATGCCCACATCTAAACTGACTGATTCTGCAGGCAGTGAGCCCGATGGAAGAGGAAATGGTAAACGTACCGACAGAACTGAAGAACCCAGCAACAACAGGAGGAAGGGGAAGACTGACCGGTCAAACTCTGACCACCTTGACAGACAAAGGGATAGCCGGCCACCCAACTTTAACCTGAGGggaggaaactcggggacatcTCAAGAAGCAGGGTTATCGCAGGATTGTCGTATCACGACAGGGGATCCTTCTCATTTCCAAAATGGAGATATGGAACACAAAAGAACTGGGCCAATCAAGCCAACAAACTCATCGTGTCCCCCCAGCAGGGAGCCGCCCCCCAAGAAAAACACTTTGAATAACCCAGGACCTAAAAGAAGGTCAGGACAAGGCAAAGGGCAAGGTCCTCGAGGACCAGAGAAAAGTCATTTTATGGAACAAGCTTGGAAACCTGGAGACCAATGCCTGGCACTGTACTGGGAAGACGGCAAG TTCTACCATGCCAGAATAGATGCCGTGCATCCGTCAGGCTCCACGGCTGTGGTTGTTTTTAGTGATTATGGAAACTGCGAAGAGGTCCTACTGCATAACATCAAACCTGTTTCTGCTGATGTGTTG TAA